The window TTCTCATCAACGGATGAAATAGATGGTCGCGAACAGCGCGATCCACACGATGTCGACGAAGTGCCAGTAGTAGGACACGACGATGGCAGCGGTCGCCTGCGCCGGCGTGAACTTGCTCATCCGGGTTCGGATGAGCAGAAGCACGAACGCGATCAGACCGCCGAGCACGTGCAGGCCGTGGAAGCCGGTGGCGAGGTAGAAGACGCTGCCGTAGGCGCTGCCCGGGATCGTCGTGCCGTGGGTCACGAGCTGGACGTACTCGTACGCCTGGCCGAGCAGGAAGAACAGGCCCATCACGAGCGTGATCACGTACCAGCGGCGCAGCCCGAAGACGTCACCGCGCTCGGCCGCGAACACACCCATCTGACAGGTGAACGACGACGCGATCAGCACCAGCGTCACCGGCACCGCCTGATAAAGGTTCAGCTCGGTCGGTGGCGGCGGCCATACCCCGCCGGCCTGAGCACGGGCAGTGAAGTACATCGCGAACAGTCCAGCAAAGAACATCAGCTCACTGGAAAGCCACACGATGGTGCCAACACTGACCATATTCGGCCGGTTCAGCGAATGTACGCGCGATGTGATCGCAGTTCCTGAAGTGCCAACAGCGCTCGTCACATGAAGAAGTATGACGCTTTGTAGTTGTCGAGGTACAGCCAGGGGCCGAATTAGTCATAACTGTCGTTGATCGGCGCTGTGAAGTTCCCGGCCGGCGTGCGAGTATCGGCGCGTGACGCAGCCCATTTCGCAGCCCCCGTCCGGCGCCCCGATTTCGACATGGCCGCAGGTCCTGGGCCGGTTGACGGCCGGAGCGGAACTCGCGCCCGGCGAGAGCGGCTGGGCGATGGACCAGATCATGACGGGGGCCGCGACGCCGGCTCAGATCGCCGCCTTCGGCGTGTCGATGAAGATGAAGCGCCCGACGGCCACCGAGGTGCGTGAGTTGGCCGATACCATGCTGCGCTACGCCCTCCGGGTGCCGACCGACGTCATCGGCACCGACACCGTCGACATCGTGGGAACCGGCGGTGATCAGGCCAACACCGTCAACCTGTCCACGATGGCCTCGATCGTGGTCGCCGCGGCCGGCGTGCCGGTGGTCAAGCACGGTAACCGGGCCGCGTCGTCGAAGAGTGGGGGCGCCGACATGCTCGAGGCTCTCGGCGTCCGCATCGATCTGGGGCCCGACGAGGTGGCCCGCTGCGTGGCCGAGATCGGTATCGGCTTCTGCTTCGCCCCGGTGTTCCACCCGTCCTACAAGTACGCCGGAGCGCCGCGCCGGGAGATCGGTGTTCCGACCGTCTTCAATCTGCTTGGCCCCCTTACCAATCCGGCCGGTCCGCGGGCGGGCCTGATCGGCTGCGCCTTCGGCGACCTGGCCGAGGTCATGGCCGGGGTTTTCGCCGCGCGCCGCTGCAGCGTCCTGGTGGTGCATGGTGACGACGGCCTTGATGAACTGACGACGACCACCACGAGCACGATCTGGCGGGTGCAGGCCGGCACGATCGACAAGCTCACCTTCGATCCGCTGGGCTTCGGGTTCCCGCGGGCCCGCGTCGAAGAGCTGGTCGGGGGAGACTCCGAGTTCAACGCGGCCGAGGCGCGCAACGTGCTCGGCGGCGCCAAGGGCCCGGTCCGCGATGCTGTCATCCTCAACGCGGCGGGCGCGATGGTGGCCCACGCGGGGCTATCCAGCCACGCCGAATGGCTGCCGTCCTGGGAGGAGGGGCTGGGCCGGGCTGCCGAAGCGATCGACTCGGGGGCGGCCGAGCAGCTCCTCGCGCGCTGGGTGCGCTTCACACAGGAGCTCTGAGTCCAGGCGCTGGGCCTGCTCGGCGGCCAGTCGCGCCGAGCAGGCCGTGGCGGCCCAGGACGACCACGGCCCGGCTGAGTTGACCGATGATGCGAATCCTGTTGTGGCACAGACGATTCGCACTCCGGTAGCGGACAACCAGCGGGCGATGAGCGCGGTCTCCTCGACCAGCGCGCCGCCCAGCGGGGCGGGCTGCGGCAGGACGGCCTGCGCCCCGGCCCGCAATGCGTCGACCACCGGCATCGGCGGCACCCCGCGCCGCGCCGTTCCCGCGGCGGCCAGCTGCCCGTGCCGCACCACCACCAGCTGCCAGCCGCCCGCGCCGTCGGGTGCCGCGGCCACCAGCTCCTCCACTGCGGCCAGGGCCCGCAGCCGCTGCCCGCGCCAGAGCACGTCCACGGCGGCGGCGGTCTGATCGCGCAACCGGGCGGCACTCTCGTAGCGCGACCGGGCGGCCAGGTCGGTCACCTGCTGCACCGCGGCGCCCAGTGCCGCGTTGTCGAACCCGTCGATCAGTGCGGCCGCCCGCTCCGGTGCGGTGGCGTAGTCGGCCGCCGAGATCCCGCGCGGCGCCGGACACGGCGCGATCTCCCGCTCGGGGCAGGCCGGCCCGTGCTCGGCGGTGCGACCGATGCGCGACGTGCAGGTGCGCACCCCGCTGAACCGGGCGACGAGCTCGGCGGTGTCGACGGCGTCGGCCCGCGACCGGAAGGGGCCGATGGCGCGGTCATGGCGCGGTTGGCGGACGACGGAGAGCCGGGGGAACGCCTCGTCGGTCAGCACTACCCACCACCAGCGGTGCGGGAAGCGGGAGCGGCGATTGTAGGGCGGTGCATGGGCGGCCAGCAGCCGCAGCTCGCGGACGCCGGCTTCCAGGGCGTGGGCGCATTCGACGTGGTCGACGACGGTTGCGAGGGCCACCATCTCCTTCATCCGGCCGCGCGGGTCCGCACCGTTGAAGTACTGGACGACCCGGCGGCGCAGGTCGGTGGCCGTCCCGATGTAGAGCACCTCGCCGGTCGGGCCGCGGAACAGATACACCCCGGGCCGGTGCGGGATGTGCTGTGCCAGCACCCGCTTGCTGCGCTGCGCATCGGAGATGTTGGGCAGGTAGCCGTGCAGGTCGCTGTAGGTGTGGATCCCTTGATTGCCGACGCGCTCGATCAGCGCGTGCAGCACGTCGACGGTGGCCCGCGCGTCGT is drawn from Candidatus Mycolicibacterium alkanivorans and contains these coding sequences:
- the ctaE gene encoding aa3-type cytochrome oxidase subunit III — protein: MTSAVGTSGTAITSRVHSLNRPNMVSVGTIVWLSSELMFFAGLFAMYFTARAQAGGVWPPPPTELNLYQAVPVTLVLIASSFTCQMGVFAAERGDVFGLRRWYVITLVMGLFFLLGQAYEYVQLVTHGTTIPGSAYGSVFYLATGFHGLHVLGGLIAFVLLLIRTRMSKFTPAQATAAIVVSYYWHFVDIVWIALFATIYFIR
- the trpD gene encoding anthranilate phosphoribosyltransferase produces the protein MTQPISQPPSGAPISTWPQVLGRLTAGAELAPGESGWAMDQIMTGAATPAQIAAFGVSMKMKRPTATEVRELADTMLRYALRVPTDVIGTDTVDIVGTGGDQANTVNLSTMASIVVAAAGVPVVKHGNRAASSKSGGADMLEALGVRIDLGPDEVARCVAEIGIGFCFAPVFHPSYKYAGAPRREIGVPTVFNLLGPLTNPAGPRAGLIGCAFGDLAEVMAGVFAARRCSVLVVHGDDGLDELTTTTTSTIWRVQAGTIDKLTFDPLGFGFPRARVEELVGGDSEFNAAEARNVLGGAKGPVRDAVILNAAGAMVAHAGLSSHAEWLPSWEEGLGRAAEAIDSGAAEQLLARWVRFTQEL